Proteins found in one Pocillopora verrucosa isolate sample1 chromosome 12, ASM3666991v2, whole genome shotgun sequence genomic segment:
- the LOC136277355 gene encoding ATP-dependent DNA helicase PIF1-like, giving the protein MRQKDDQPFAELLNRFRTASQTEEDIQCIQSRAIDPSDNNYPSDALHIWAENSPANQHNDLKLEQIPAPLFHLKAIDQYPPNVSQQDIDRVLARPRSETSGLDSDIYIKEAARVMLTMNINIADRLINGQLGTVVRIEVNQTNQKPTVIYIKFDDDKAGSTLIQQSSNPFVRQNKVVPIQAVLAKIKVRPNKPSSPEIQRVQFPFTLAYAVSIHKVQGLSLTNVVISFELIKQRSFNYGQVYVALSRATSLNSIHVLGTLKNRHVKADPRF; this is encoded by the exons ATGAGACAGAAAGATGATCAACCATTTGCTGAACTTCTTAATAGATTCCGTACAGCAAGTCAAACTGAAGAAGATATCCAGTGCATTCAGTCTAGAGCAATAGATCCTTCTGATAATAACTACCCCTCAGATGCTCTTCACATTTGGGCTGAAAATAGTCCTGCCAATCAACATAATGACCTTAAACTTGAACAAATACCTGCacctttatttcatttgaaagcCATTGATCAGTATCCTCCAAATGTCTCACAACAAGACATTGATAGAGTTTTGGCCAGACCAAGATCTGAAACAAGTGGACTTGATTCTGATATCTATATCAAAGAAGCTGCAAGAGTCATGTTAACAATGAATATTAATATTGCAGACAGACTAATTAATGGCCAACTGGGAACTGTTGTTAGAATAGAGGTAAACCAAACTAACCAAAAACCTACTGTTATCTATATTAAATTTGATGATGATAAAGCTGGCAGCACTTTAATTCAACAGAGTAGTAACCCTTTTGTCAGACAAAATAAAGTTGTACCAATTCAGGCTGTACTAgcaaaaatcaaagtaagacCAAATAAACCATCTTCTCCTGAAATACAGAGAGTACAATTCCCTTTCACACTAGCCTATGCTGTAAGCATCCACAAGGTACAAGGTTTATCACTCACTAATGTAGTTATTAGCTTTGAGTTGATCAAACAGAGATCATTCAACTATGGTCAAGTATATGTTGCCTTAAGCCGAGCAACCTCTTTGAATAGTATTCATGTTCTTGGAACACTTAAGAACAGGCATGTGAAGGCAGATCCTAGG TTTTAA